The DNA window CTCGTTCGACGAGCAGGGGATCGAGCCCTATCCGCACGGGTGGAACGTGTGGAGTGACGGCATGAAGGCCTTTATGGAACAGAAGGGCATCGTGCCGAGCTTCATCTATTCCAGCGAAGCGCAGGATGCGCCGCGCTACCGCGAGCATCTGGGCATCGAAACCATCTTGGTCGATCCCGAGCGTTCGTTCATGAACATCAGCGGCAATCAGATCCGCCAGGATCCGTTCCGCTATTGGGACTACATCCCGACCGAGGTGAAGCCGTTCTTCGTGCGCACCGTGGCGATCCTCGGCGGCGAGTCGAGCGGCAAGTCGACGCTGGTCAACAAGCTGGCCAACATCTTCAACACCACCAGCGCCTGGGAATATGGCCGCGATTACGTGTTTTCGCACCTGGGCGGCGACGAGATGGCACTGCAGTACTCCGACTACGACAAAATTGCCCTGGGGCAGGCGCAATACGTGGATTTCGCGGTCAAGTACGCCAACAAGGTGGCGTTTATCGATACCGATTTCGTCACCACCCAGGCGTTTTGCAAAAAGTACGAGGGGCGTGAGCATCCCTTCGTGCAGGCGCTGATCGACGAATACCGTTTCGATCTGGTGATCCTGCTGGAAAACAACACGCCGTGGGTGGCGGACGGCCTGCGCAGCCTCGGCAGCACCGCCGATCGCCTGGCGTTCCAGCACCTGCTGGAGGAGATGTTGCGCGCCAACAACATCGAGTATGTGCACGTTGAGTCCAGCGATTACGAAGAGCGTTTCCTGCGCTGCGTCGAGCTGGTGCAGCAGCTGCTGGCGGCGGACGCCGGCCGGTTGGCGAATGCGCCCGCCCATCGCCACGCCGCAGGCTGAGAAAATTAGCGGAATGTGCGGTCGCGGCGGCAGAAACGCCTCTCGGACGCATATTTAACGGCTTGTTTAAACATGGTTCATTCGACAGCGACTAGGTTAAGATTTTCTTTACAATAACGCTTAGAAGAAGACATGTCTTATCGCTTACTCGCTCTCTGGTTAGTCTGCTATGCCGCAGCCTGGACGCTGCTGACTGTTCATCTCGATCCTACCCTGCCTTACGACGCCGTCGAGGCGCTCAACTGGGGCCTCAACGGCGAGTGGGGCTCACCGAAAAATCCTTGGCTGGTCGGTGCGGCGATGCAGCCGGCGATCTGGCTATCGTGGCTGCCGCTGAACCTGTACTGGTATG is part of the Serratia marcescens genome and encodes:
- the nadR gene encoding multifunctional transcriptional regulator/nicotinamide-nucleotide adenylyltransferase/ribosylnicotinamide kinase NadR, which produces MPQFDYLKTSIKQKGCTLQQVADASGMTKGYLSQLLNDKIKSPSAQKLEALHRFLGLEFPRKEVKVGVVFGKFYPLHTGHIYLIQRACSQVDELHVILCHDEPRDRELFENSSMSQQPTVSDRLRWLLQTFKYQKNIHIHSFDEQGIEPYPHGWNVWSDGMKAFMEQKGIVPSFIYSSEAQDAPRYREHLGIETILVDPERSFMNISGNQIRQDPFRYWDYIPTEVKPFFVRTVAILGGESSGKSTLVNKLANIFNTTSAWEYGRDYVFSHLGGDEMALQYSDYDKIALGQAQYVDFAVKYANKVAFIDTDFVTTQAFCKKYEGREHPFVQALIDEYRFDLVILLENNTPWVADGLRSLGSTADRLAFQHLLEEMLRANNIEYVHVESSDYEERFLRCVELVQQLLAADAGRLANAPAHRHAAG